One stretch of Leptospira mtsangambouensis DNA includes these proteins:
- a CDS encoding MBOAT family O-acyltransferase, whose protein sequence is MLFNSISFLFHFIFFYSIYYFVSNRIRKYLLLFFGIYFYSQWGIKPTILLLTSVIFNYSLARYLANELGQKRKVIFIFGVSANLLYLAAFKYFVFVWQLFSDLKISFGFPGVIWKPEIILPIGISFYTFHNISYLIEVYDKRINPTKNFFTFAIYDLFFPLLLLGPIERPGNLIPQIESKQTITKEKIWNGISLFLWGVFIKSTIADPFSRYVEIHAPSFESLEPGILWIVAPVIAFQVYADFFGYSLCAMGLAEMMGFQLMNNFKRPFFSSNPSEFWSKWHISLSTWLRDYVYIKLGGNRHGFLRENTNLMVVWFLAGIWHGAGYGFVIWGIYLGLCLVLYRCLKHYGLVKENIGFISLFGVFFTFYSFSMGLLLFRIQSPFETKLILQNLSSFPNLSSIPLMILWTALPLILFDFWQEKKDTDRPNFFISTKPYSFLFIFFFLFLWFSLFSPFGKQDFFYFQF, encoded by the coding sequence GTGTTATTTAATTCGATTTCTTTTCTTTTTCATTTTATATTCTTTTATTCAATTTACTATTTCGTTTCTAACCGAATTCGAAAGTACCTACTTCTTTTCTTTGGAATATATTTTTATTCGCAGTGGGGAATTAAACCCACCATTTTACTGCTAACTTCCGTAATTTTTAATTACTCTTTGGCAAGATACCTTGCGAATGAGTTGGGTCAAAAACGTAAGGTAATATTTATATTTGGTGTAAGTGCAAATTTACTCTATCTTGCCGCCTTTAAATATTTTGTGTTTGTTTGGCAGTTGTTTTCTGATTTAAAGATTAGTTTTGGTTTTCCTGGAGTTATTTGGAAACCTGAAATTATTTTACCAATTGGAATTTCTTTTTATACATTTCATAACATTAGTTACTTAATTGAAGTTTATGACAAACGAATCAATCCTACAAAAAACTTTTTCACTTTTGCAATTTATGATTTGTTTTTCCCGCTTTTACTGCTCGGGCCAATTGAAAGACCAGGAAATCTAATCCCACAAATAGAATCGAAACAAACCATCACCAAAGAAAAGATATGGAATGGCATTTCTTTATTTTTATGGGGGGTTTTCATTAAATCCACAATCGCTGATCCATTTTCCCGGTATGTAGAAATCCATGCTCCGTCTTTTGAATCTTTGGAACCTGGAATTTTATGGATTGTGGCACCAGTCATTGCTTTTCAAGTGTATGCGGATTTTTTTGGTTACTCCCTTTGTGCTATGGGTCTTGCGGAGATGATGGGCTTTCAGCTTATGAATAATTTTAAAAGGCCATTCTTTTCTTCGAATCCATCCGAGTTTTGGTCCAAATGGCATATCTCTCTTTCAACATGGTTACGGGATTACGTCTATATTAAGTTAGGTGGAAATCGTCATGGTTTTCTTCGGGAAAATACAAACTTAATGGTGGTTTGGTTTCTTGCCGGAATTTGGCATGGAGCAGGTTACGGATTTGTGATTTGGGGAATTTATTTGGGATTATGTTTGGTTCTCTATCGCTGTCTAAAACATTACGGTTTGGTGAAGGAGAATATAGGTTTTATATCTCTTTTCGGTGTCTTTTTTACTTTTTATAGTTTTTCAATGGGCTTGTTACTATTTCGTATCCAGTCTCCTTTTGAAACAAAGTTAATTTTACAAAATTTATCTTCTTTTCCAAATCTTTCTTCCATACCTTTGATGATTCTTTGGACAGCATTGCCATTAATTCTTTTTGATTTTTGGCAGGAAAAAAAAGATACAGACCGTCCGAACTTTTTTATATCCACAAAGCCATATTCATTTCTTTTTATCTTTTTCTTTTTGTTCCTTTGGTTTTCATTATTTTCTCCGTTTGGAAAACAGGATTTTTTCTATTTTCAATTTTAG
- a CDS encoding porin OmpL1 → MLKSLRFGMMGFLLLCLAGSLSAQTGPRSYFMIGLGAQFDLAQLGGTITKDGLDSGQPRLRADGTAYGTPQKAIYAENTLISLKRTTGGAIGAKTNGAMVGGNINVGYEKEGVFGINSLFWRINVNYTTKIAGGDTSSTVMGYKWLDQEWSYTAWTVPTYLGIKLYNAANDTAVYVGAGVNYFQGWWGVSGTINNPGLQTFAPGVLGPGGSLLGDAPTSGIHKENVRFGASGIGLNWLVGAQTKITDKGHLFFELETILSAGMGVGGVASLGGASALAPWVAYPVVIGGQTYRVGYKIEI, encoded by the coding sequence ATGCTGAAATCTCTACGTTTTGGAATGATGGGGTTCTTACTTTTGTGCTTAGCTGGTAGCTTAAGCGCACAAACAGGTCCTCGTTCTTATTTTATGATCGGTCTTGGAGCTCAATTTGACCTTGCTCAACTCGGTGGAACCATCACAAAAGATGGTCTCGATTCTGGTCAACCTAGACTCCGTGCAGACGGAACCGCTTACGGAACACCACAAAAAGCAATCTACGCTGAAAACACTCTCATCAGTTTGAAAAGAACAACTGGTGGTGCAATCGGTGCAAAAACAAACGGAGCTATGGTGGGTGGTAACATCAACGTAGGTTACGAAAAAGAAGGGGTTTTTGGAATCAATAGCCTTTTCTGGAGAATCAACGTAAACTATACTACCAAAATCGCTGGTGGTGATACATCTTCAACTGTAATGGGTTACAAATGGTTAGACCAAGAATGGTCTTATACTGCTTGGACTGTTCCTACTTACCTAGGAATCAAACTTTACAACGCTGCTAACGACACTGCTGTTTACGTTGGTGCTGGTGTGAACTACTTCCAAGGATGGTGGGGAGTTTCTGGAACAATCAACAACCCTGGACTTCAAACTTTTGCTCCGGGAGTTCTTGGACCTGGTGGTTCTTTACTTGGTGACGCTCCTACTTCTGGAATCCACAAAGAAAACGTACGTTTTGGTGCTAGCGGAATCGGCTTAAACTGGTTAGTGGGTGCACAAACAAAAATCACTGACAAAGGTCACCTTTTCTTCGAATTGGAAACGATCCTTTCTGCAGGAATGGGAGTTGGTGGTGTTGCTTCACTTGGTGGTGCTTCTGCTCTTGCTCCTTGGGTTGCATACCCAGTGGTTATCGGTGGACAAACTTACCGCGTAGGTTACAAAATCGAAATCTAA
- a CDS encoding DUF5808 domain-containing protein: MSYGEDKNFWGIPYGTEISAEAFVKDIWDPSTDEILTPKQFFGLGWGVNLHALGRRVGVIK, translated from the coding sequence ATGTCATACGGTGAAGATAAAAATTTTTGGGGAATCCCATACGGAACTGAAATTTCAGCAGAAGCATTTGTAAAAGATATTTGGGACCCAAGTACAGACGAAATCCTAACACCAAAACAATTTTTTGGACTTGGTTGGGGAGTCAACCTACATGCCCTCGGTAGACGAGTGGGCGTGATCAAATAG
- a CDS encoding GAF domain-containing protein, whose translation MGLLDRAEEIKKTSGSQTPKSQTNSQDKPSLLKKAEHFREEPESPIIDSVPIADSDSEWLDDSFPDTLATEIGDLPNPDGEEEFDLSDIPELTDADFGDLADEEWDENPLPQLENDLENGPNDYQPISDEDSESLVEPDLDFDLPTDEEPLPELEAESPETPEPTPTPESTKANEPEFGDDLIDRDYHDDIAEPDAPLPEVNIFDEWENDAKREAAKQPLRQTKDDPAPIGEDVLFDDESDFGTAPMSYHLASKKRIENYQAIFEITKEIASSKEFSDYFDNLVYSLIGQVGCNSVVVLTSTNPKNPKWEAVAAQGIPSKDSWYLSPNDEIYSRISDSETVIYAGEFKSSRLPNRELNLLNEMGSEILVPIRHGQKCFGVLSLGKLINGEEYITDDLEFAKIVGDIAGSVFERVSEFELMNDNLVQAKEVIGINESVLQSAREFARVRKMDEAYDLLIDNIKNKLGVKQFSFLVLDSETRSDYIVFGSNFILPERAKDFKLSKDSDIVGMVSNVPGVYKLENFREDSELKSIFTNDELGIMSEFTILPIINLNWLVGMVVVHSTSTAWTDTTRDVAVALLETSAPVFANLLILQEKEALFRNPFNPLESRILSEIEKSSQMNLNFTVSLFKIQNVSRMVHLVGAGTFARYADVLRKTMMDHIGELDFFTRVGQGKFAMVLHGKDKEETEVVIKKIKSSFAKKEEAIIGSFRATYRVLNLSYPDDTKDKNQFLEMVEEA comes from the coding sequence GTGGGACTTCTCGATAGAGCCGAAGAAATTAAAAAGACTTCGGGTTCCCAGACTCCAAAATCGCAAACAAATTCCCAAGACAAGCCGTCTTTATTGAAAAAGGCAGAACACTTTCGAGAAGAACCTGAATCTCCAATCATAGACTCGGTTCCAATTGCAGATTCCGACTCAGAATGGTTAGACGATAGTTTTCCAGATACTCTTGCTACAGAAATTGGTGATCTTCCAAATCCCGATGGAGAAGAAGAGTTTGATCTAAGTGATATACCCGAGTTGACCGACGCCGACTTTGGTGACTTGGCGGATGAAGAATGGGATGAAAACCCTCTCCCACAATTAGAAAACGATTTAGAAAATGGTCCGAATGATTACCAACCAATCTCAGACGAAGATTCCGAGTCTTTAGTAGAGCCAGATTTAGATTTTGATTTGCCTACCGATGAAGAGCCATTACCTGAACTTGAAGCTGAATCTCCAGAAACACCGGAGCCAACACCAACTCCTGAATCAACAAAGGCAAACGAACCAGAGTTTGGTGATGATTTAATTGATCGTGATTATCATGATGATATTGCAGAACCCGATGCCCCACTTCCAGAAGTAAACATTTTTGATGAGTGGGAAAACGATGCAAAAAGAGAAGCGGCCAAACAGCCGTTAAGACAAACAAAGGATGATCCAGCTCCGATCGGCGAAGATGTATTATTTGATGATGAGTCTGACTTTGGAACTGCACCAATGTCTTATCATCTTGCTTCCAAAAAACGAATCGAAAATTACCAAGCCATCTTTGAAATCACAAAGGAAATTGCTTCTTCCAAAGAATTTTCTGATTACTTTGACAACTTAGTTTATAGTTTAATTGGACAAGTAGGTTGCAATTCAGTTGTTGTTTTAACTTCTACAAACCCCAAAAATCCGAAATGGGAAGCTGTCGCTGCACAAGGAATTCCATCTAAGGATTCTTGGTATCTTTCTCCAAACGATGAAATCTATTCCCGTATTTCTGATTCTGAAACTGTTATTTATGCAGGTGAATTTAAATCGTCTCGTTTGCCCAACCGAGAATTGAATTTATTAAATGAAATGGGTTCTGAAATCCTCGTTCCCATTCGGCACGGTCAAAAGTGTTTTGGAGTATTGTCTCTTGGTAAACTGATCAATGGGGAAGAGTATATCACCGATGATTTAGAATTTGCGAAAATTGTTGGTGATATCGCGGGTTCAGTATTTGAAAGAGTATCTGAATTTGAGTTGATGAATGACAATTTAGTACAGGCAAAAGAAGTCATTGGAATCAATGAATCTGTCTTACAATCTGCAAGAGAATTCGCCCGTGTACGTAAAATGGACGAAGCCTATGATCTTCTTATTGATAACATTAAAAACAAATTGGGCGTAAAACAGTTTTCCTTTTTGGTCTTGGATTCCGAAACAAGATCCGACTATATCGTGTTTGGTTCTAATTTTATTTTGCCAGAAAGAGCCAAAGATTTTAAACTCAGTAAGGACTCGGATATTGTAGGGATGGTATCCAACGTTCCTGGTGTTTATAAGTTAGAAAATTTTAGAGAAGACTCGGAGCTGAAATCTATTTTTACAAATGATGAGTTAGGGATTATGAGCGAGTTTACCATCCTTCCCATCATCAATCTCAATTGGCTTGTGGGAATGGTAGTTGTCCATTCGACTAGTACTGCCTGGACTGACACAACAAGGGATGTTGCCGTAGCTCTTCTTGAAACTTCTGCTCCTGTATTTGCAAATCTTTTGATCCTACAAGAAAAAGAAGCATTGTTTAGAAACCCATTCAACCCTTTAGAATCTCGAATTTTAAGCGAGATCGAAAAATCATCTCAGATGAATTTAAATTTTACCGTTTCTTTATTCAAAATTCAAAATGTATCCAGAATGGTTCATTTGGTAGGGGCTGGAACATTCGCTCGTTATGCGGATGTTCTTCGTAAAACAATGATGGATCATATCGGGGAATTGGACTTTTTTACTAGAGTTGGGCAAGGAAAATTTGCAATGGTTCTTCATGGAAAAGACAAAGAAGAAACCGAAGTAGTCATCAAAAAAATCAAATCCTCTTTTGCAAAAAAAGAAGAAGCCATCATTGGTTCGTTTCGTGCCACTTACCGGGTTCTAAATTTGTCTTATCCTGATGATACCAAGGACAAAAATCAATTTTTGGAAATGGTTGAAGAAGCCTAA
- a CDS encoding 4a-hydroxytetrahydrobiopterin dehydratase — protein MREKPTNLSEKEIESLLDTYKEWELDTKDGIPFLKMEKEFRNFTEAFSFITKVALVSESIDHHAEIWNVYNRLRLQLFTHETNSLTTKDKEFITLLMK, from the coding sequence ATGAGAGAAAAACCAACGAATCTTTCTGAAAAGGAAATTGAAAGTCTCTTAGATACCTACAAAGAATGGGAACTTGATACAAAAGATGGGATTCCTTTCTTAAAAATGGAAAAAGAATTTCGTAATTTCACAGAAGCCTTTTCGTTTATTACAAAAGTAGCCTTGGTTTCTGAATCAATTGACCACCATGCAGAAATTTGGAATGTATACAACAGACTTCGATTGCAGTTGTTTACTCACGAAACAAATTCTCTTACCACGAAAGATAAAGAATTTATCACCTTACTCATGAAATAA
- the carA gene encoding glutamine-hydrolyzing carbamoyl-phosphate synthase small subunit encodes MQAFLVLANGTVMKGRSFGANKNSIGEVVFNTSMAGYQEIITDPSYKGQLVTLTYPMIGNYGINPDDMESDKIQASGLIVKEYVKRPSNFQSKETLSEFLIRFGVPAIEGIDTRKLTRIIRNSGAMSCGIFISETYEDSFLEAVKNAPSMEGQDLAQVVTCEKPYVFGAHSPSKFKLAVYDYGIKRNILKLLDAAGFNVHVFPAKTKAEDLLKEGFDAFFLSNGPGDPAPLDYAISSAKTIMDAKKPLFGICLGHQIIGLALGKKTAKLKFGHRGGNHPVRNEETGKIEITSQNHGFHVLGESTSEMPITRINLFDHTVAGLKTKGLPVMAVQYHPEACPGPHDSAYHFQEFYTMVESSKS; translated from the coding sequence ATGCAGGCTTTTTTGGTTTTAGCAAACGGAACGGTCATGAAGGGCCGATCCTTCGGTGCAAATAAGAATTCGATTGGTGAGGTAGTCTTTAACACCTCTATGGCGGGATATCAGGAAATCATCACTGATCCTTCCTACAAAGGCCAACTCGTGACCCTCACTTATCCCATGATCGGGAACTACGGTATCAATCCAGACGATATGGAATCGGATAAGATTCAGGCTTCTGGACTGATTGTCAAAGAATATGTCAAACGACCTTCCAACTTCCAATCCAAAGAAACTCTGAGTGAGTTTCTGATTCGGTTTGGAGTTCCGGCAATCGAAGGAATAGACACACGAAAACTAACACGCATTATTCGAAACTCTGGTGCAATGTCTTGTGGGATTTTTATTAGCGAAACCTATGAAGATTCTTTTTTAGAAGCAGTGAAAAACGCACCTTCCATGGAAGGACAAGACCTTGCTCAAGTGGTCACTTGTGAAAAACCATATGTATTTGGTGCTCACTCTCCTAGCAAATTTAAACTTGCTGTGTATGACTACGGAATCAAAAGAAATATCCTCAAACTTCTAGACGCAGCAGGATTCAACGTTCATGTATTCCCTGCCAAAACCAAAGCAGAAGACTTATTAAAAGAAGGATTTGATGCTTTTTTCTTATCCAATGGGCCAGGGGATCCTGCACCTTTGGATTATGCCATTTCTTCTGCAAAAACAATTATGGATGCAAAAAAGCCTCTGTTTGGAATTTGTTTAGGGCACCAAATCATCGGTTTGGCTCTCGGAAAAAAGACAGCCAAACTGAAGTTTGGTCACCGCGGCGGAAACCACCCTGTTCGAAACGAAGAAACTGGAAAAATTGAAATCACATCCCAAAACCATGGATTCCATGTTCTTGGTGAGTCAACAAGTGAGATGCCAATCACAAGGATCAATTTGTTCGATCATACGGTTGCTGGTCTAAAAACCAAAGGCCTTCCTGTGATGGCAGTCCAGTACCATCCAGAAGCTTGCCCTGGCCCACATGATTCCGCTTACCATTTCCAAGAATTTTATACTATGGTAGAATCCTCTAAATCGTAA